One genomic region from Dehalobacter restrictus DSM 9455 encodes:
- a CDS encoding TOTE conflict system archaeo-eukaryotic primase domain-containing protein yields MDYEELYRKYQKLLEENKRLKVENEDFKIQLGLVLPLFDNEVHAMEEEKDLSDQFNSSERVTNNSSPQEKINLFMSLFRGRDDVYAKRWQNKEGKSGYSPVCLNEWAKGICGKPKIKCSDCENKKYAILDSSAIDNHLRGKAVYGVYPMRPDETCSFLAMDFDDDGWQKDINALRNTCTEKSIPFVVERSQSGNGGHAWFFFKDQISAATARKFGTLLLTHAMSKRHEIKFSSYDRLFPNQDTLPKGGFGNLIVLPLQVNARKSDNSVFIDEKFQPYSDQWHFLSSVRKLSEEEINGYISQLGTGNELGDLRQIEDEETKPWEKTRIDKRLCKNDIPDTINITKADMLYVRKDGFSNKALNMMKRLAAFRNPDFYKAQAMRLPTFNKPRIISLSDETPDYLCLPRGCAIDLINLFEPMNSEIKWTDETVSGKFIKVQFKGHLRDEQGDAVYSMLQHDNGVLAATTAFGKTVIGAKLIAERKVNTLVLVHTQQLLEQWQERLNQFLTINEELPIDPIKRRGRKKSRSIIGQLGGGKKNLSGIIDIAIMQSLVKSDDVKDVVQDYGMVIIDECHHVPAFSFEQILKNVPAKYVYGLTATPVRQDGHHPIIFMHCGPVRHKVDAKEQAEKRPFEHYIIPRFTPFRKPVSQDEKEWSIGEIYSQISTSQIRNQLIVDDVTQCVKEGRNPIVLTERTAHVEAIARELSRVMPNVIELTGGMTAKERRIKHEKLSSIPTDESIVIVATGRFVGEGFDEPRLDTLFLAMPVAWKGTVQQYAGRLHRLYQNKSEVQVYDYVDVHVGVLERMYHKRLKGYSSIGYSAKSDSKPFEATNAIFDNHSFMTVFSNDISSAKSDIVIVSPYMTKKRLNQMLNILSSGINNGAKLTIITRPEGDYKEKDRLAFSDMINAVRLTGANLIFKSNIHQKFAVIDQKIVWYGSINLLSFGSSEESIMRLDSVNIANELVGTIEEML; encoded by the coding sequence ATGGATTATGAAGAACTTTATAGAAAATACCAAAAGCTGTTGGAAGAAAATAAAAGGCTGAAGGTTGAAAATGAAGATTTCAAGATTCAGCTTGGGTTGGTATTGCCCTTATTCGACAATGAAGTTCATGCAATGGAAGAGGAAAAAGACCTTTCAGACCAATTTAATAGCTCTGAACGAGTAACCAATAATAGTTCTCCACAGGAAAAGATTAATCTATTCATGTCGTTGTTCAGAGGCAGGGATGATGTATATGCTAAAAGATGGCAGAATAAAGAAGGTAAATCGGGATATTCTCCAGTTTGTCTGAATGAATGGGCTAAAGGGATTTGCGGCAAGCCGAAAATCAAGTGTTCCGACTGTGAGAATAAAAAATATGCGATTCTTGATTCCTCTGCAATTGATAATCATTTAAGAGGTAAGGCAGTATACGGTGTTTATCCTATGCGGCCGGATGAGACCTGCAGCTTCCTTGCGATGGATTTTGATGACGATGGTTGGCAGAAAGATATAAATGCATTAAGAAATACTTGTACCGAAAAAAGTATTCCCTTTGTCGTTGAACGGTCGCAATCCGGGAACGGTGGCCATGCGTGGTTCTTTTTCAAGGATCAAATCAGTGCGGCAACGGCCAGAAAATTTGGCACACTGCTTCTAACCCATGCCATGTCAAAAAGGCATGAGATTAAATTTAGTTCATATGACCGGTTGTTTCCCAATCAGGACACACTCCCCAAAGGCGGATTTGGGAATCTGATCGTATTGCCTCTGCAAGTCAACGCACGAAAAAGTGATAACAGCGTATTTATTGATGAGAAGTTTCAACCCTATAGTGATCAGTGGCATTTCTTAAGCTCTGTTCGGAAGTTAAGCGAAGAGGAAATAAACGGGTACATTTCCCAGCTTGGCACCGGTAATGAATTGGGAGATTTAAGGCAAATTGAAGACGAAGAAACGAAGCCATGGGAAAAGACGCGGATAGACAAACGGTTATGTAAAAACGATATTCCGGATACTATTAACATTACAAAAGCCGACATGCTATATGTTCGCAAAGATGGATTCTCTAATAAAGCCCTAAATATGATGAAACGCCTGGCGGCCTTCCGTAACCCTGACTTTTATAAGGCGCAGGCTATGAGATTGCCGACATTTAATAAGCCCAGAATAATTTCTTTGTCTGATGAAACGCCGGATTATCTTTGCCTTCCAAGAGGATGTGCGATTGATTTAATAAATCTGTTTGAACCGATGAATTCTGAAATTAAGTGGACGGACGAAACCGTTTCCGGTAAATTTATCAAGGTTCAATTCAAGGGACATCTTCGTGATGAACAGGGGGATGCCGTTTACTCAATGCTGCAGCACGATAATGGGGTTTTAGCCGCAACCACCGCATTTGGGAAGACAGTAATAGGGGCAAAACTAATAGCTGAAAGAAAAGTCAACACGCTTGTACTTGTTCATACACAGCAGTTATTGGAGCAGTGGCAAGAGCGATTGAACCAATTTTTGACGATTAATGAAGAGCTGCCTATCGATCCCATTAAAAGACGAGGCAGGAAAAAGAGCCGTAGTATTATTGGACAGCTTGGCGGCGGCAAGAAAAATTTAAGTGGGATTATTGATATTGCGATTATGCAGTCATTGGTGAAAAGCGACGACGTAAAAGATGTTGTCCAGGATTATGGCATGGTTATTATTGATGAGTGCCACCATGTACCGGCATTCAGCTTTGAGCAGATTCTTAAAAACGTTCCGGCTAAGTATGTCTATGGATTGACAGCAACCCCGGTGAGGCAGGACGGTCATCATCCCATCATATTTATGCATTGCGGCCCGGTGCGGCATAAGGTTGATGCTAAAGAACAAGCTGAAAAAAGACCATTTGAGCATTATATTATTCCGCGTTTTACGCCATTCAGAAAACCGGTAAGCCAGGACGAGAAAGAGTGGTCTATTGGCGAAATCTATTCTCAAATCAGTACCAGCCAAATACGGAATCAGTTAATTGTTGATGATGTCACTCAATGTGTGAAAGAAGGGCGAAATCCTATTGTCTTGACAGAAAGAACGGCTCATGTCGAGGCAATCGCCAGGGAATTGTCAAGAGTAATGCCAAACGTTATTGAATTAACCGGAGGAATGACTGCTAAAGAAAGAAGAATCAAGCATGAAAAGCTTTCAAGCATTCCGACGGATGAGAGTATTGTTATTGTGGCCACCGGTCGGTTTGTCGGCGAAGGCTTTGATGAACCAAGGTTGGATACACTTTTTCTGGCAATGCCGGTTGCTTGGAAAGGAACAGTGCAGCAGTATGCCGGACGGCTTCACCGCTTATATCAAAACAAGAGTGAAGTCCAAGTTTATGATTATGTGGACGTTCATGTCGGTGTGCTTGAAAGGATGTACCATAAGAGACTTAAAGGATACTCTTCCATAGGATATTCGGCCAAAAGCGACAGTAAGCCGTTTGAAGCTACGAATGCTATTTTTGATAACCATAGTTTTATGACGGTATTCAGTAATGATATTTCTTCTGCAAAATCAGACATTGTTATTGTCAGCCCTTATATGACAAAAAAACGTCTGAATCAGATGTTGAATATCCTGTCTTCCGGAATTAACAATGGGGCCAAGCTGACCATAATCACCAGACCGGAGGGCGATTATAAGGAAAAGGACAGGTTGGCATTTTCAGATATGATTAATGCCGTACGATTAACAGGAGCAAACCTTATTTTTAAATCAAATATACATCAGAAGTTTGCGGTAATCGATCAGAAGATTGTATGGTACGGAAGTATTAACCTTTTGAGCTTCGGCAGTTCGGAGGAAAGCATAATGAGGCTGGACAGCGTTAATATAGCGAATGAACTGGTGGGTACGATTGAAGAAATGCTATAG
- the nifV gene encoding homocitrate synthase yields the protein MGKVPDTGLVIVDTTLRDGEQTAGVVFSNQEKLRIARMLDEIGVNQIEAGIPIMGGKELDAIKGICGLGLKASIIGWNRAVIKDIEASLSCGCDAVAISVSTSDIHIKHKLKTTPGAVLDMMIKATEFAKKHVDYISVNAEDASRSDMNYLVEFATEAKKAGANRLRYCDTIGILDPFLIFDRIKTLRERANIDIEMHTHNDFGMATANALAGVKAGARFIGVTVNGLGERAGNAALEEVIMALKYLEETDLGFVTERFVELSEYVSRASGRVLPPWKAIVGSNMFAHESGIHADGALKNPKTYEVFRPEEVGLERQIVIGKHSGTASIKAKFREYGRELTSEQADKVLKHVRSLAVDMKRSLFDKELIYIYKDLYGDE from the coding sequence ATGGGAAAAGTACCGGATACCGGATTGGTGATTGTGGATACAACCCTGCGCGACGGGGAACAGACCGCCGGGGTTGTCTTTTCCAATCAAGAGAAATTAAGGATTGCCCGGATGCTTGACGAGATCGGGGTTAACCAGATAGAAGCGGGAATACCGATTATGGGCGGCAAAGAACTTGATGCCATCAAAGGTATCTGCGGCCTCGGACTGAAAGCCAGCATCATAGGCTGGAACCGCGCTGTGATCAAGGATATTGAAGCATCACTGTCCTGCGGCTGTGATGCCGTGGCCATTTCCGTATCGACCTCGGACATTCACATCAAACATAAATTAAAGACCACGCCCGGGGCAGTTCTTGATATGATGATCAAAGCAACGGAGTTTGCGAAAAAGCATGTCGATTATATCTCCGTCAATGCTGAGGACGCTTCGAGATCAGATATGAACTATCTCGTGGAATTTGCGACGGAGGCCAAAAAGGCCGGTGCAAACCGCCTCCGCTACTGTGATACGATTGGCATCCTCGATCCTTTTCTGATCTTTGACAGAATCAAAACCTTAAGAGAACGCGCCAATATTGATATAGAAATGCATACGCATAATGATTTTGGGATGGCGACGGCCAACGCTTTAGCCGGAGTGAAGGCCGGAGCCAGATTTATCGGCGTAACCGTGAACGGTCTTGGAGAAAGAGCCGGCAATGCAGCGCTGGAAGAAGTCATCATGGCTCTGAAATACCTGGAAGAAACAGACCTTGGCTTTGTTACGGAGCGATTTGTGGAATTATCCGAATACGTCTCCAGGGCTTCAGGACGTGTTCTCCCGCCCTGGAAAGCCATTGTAGGCAGCAATATGTTTGCGCATGAATCCGGTATTCATGCCGACGGCGCATTGAAGAATCCGAAAACCTATGAGGTATTCCGTCCTGAAGAAGTCGGGCTGGAAAGGCAGATTGTGATCGGCAAGCATTCAGGTACAGCCTCGATTAAAGCGAAATTCAGGGAATATGGCAGAGAGCTTACCTCTGAGCAAGCCGATAAGGTCCTGAAGCATGTAAGATCCCTTGCAGTCGATATGAAACGCTCACTTTTCGATAAGGAACTGATTTATATTTACAAAGACCTTTATGGAGATGAATAA
- the gatB gene encoding Asp-tRNA(Asn)/Glu-tRNA(Gln) amidotransferase subunit GatB, whose amino-acid sequence MSFNDKYEMVCGVETHVEMATKTKIFCGCTTEFGGEQNTHVCPVCLGLPGVLPVLNKEVVNLAIKAGLALNCEIAQFSKFDRKNYFYPDLTKNYQTSQYDLPICKNGWLDVTVNGTNKRIGITRAHMEEDAGKLVHSGETIMTSSSSGVDYNRTGVPLLEIVSEPDMRSIDEVLAYLEQLVQIMDYAGISDCKLEQGSVRFDINVSLRLKGTEQFGTRTETKNLNSFSSVRRCLEYETERQAEALDDGQEIIQETRTWDEGRGMTLSLRSKEEAHDYRYFPEPDLMPLVIDRDWVERIRASLPELPAAKKARLQSHGLSEYDAGVITASRAMAAFFDQALARINDAKLLANWVMGDLSGLLKTNGRSFEDSPVSPEQLAGMLTLIKKGDISGKIGKNVLEEIYNTGKDPETIIKEKGLVQISDESELGIIVDGILAANEKSVTDYQAGKESALGFLVGQVMKATRGQANPGLVNKLLKEKLAQ is encoded by the coding sequence ATGTCTTTTAACGATAAATATGAAATGGTTTGCGGCGTAGAAACCCACGTCGAGATGGCAACGAAAACGAAGATCTTCTGCGGCTGTACAACGGAGTTTGGCGGAGAGCAGAACACACACGTTTGTCCTGTGTGTCTAGGGCTGCCGGGCGTCCTGCCGGTACTGAATAAAGAAGTCGTCAATCTCGCGATCAAGGCGGGTCTTGCTTTGAACTGCGAGATCGCCCAATTCTCCAAATTTGACCGTAAGAACTATTTCTATCCGGACCTAACGAAGAATTACCAGACGTCTCAGTATGACCTGCCGATCTGCAAAAATGGCTGGCTCGATGTTACGGTGAACGGAACGAATAAACGTATCGGCATCACGAGAGCGCATATGGAAGAAGATGCCGGGAAACTGGTGCACAGCGGGGAGACTATTATGACGTCCAGCAGTTCCGGGGTTGATTATAACCGGACGGGTGTACCGCTTCTGGAAATTGTCTCGGAACCGGATATGCGCTCTATAGATGAAGTTCTGGCTTACCTGGAACAACTGGTCCAGATCATGGATTATGCCGGAATTTCCGACTGCAAACTCGAACAGGGTTCCGTCCGTTTTGATATCAATGTCTCGCTTCGCCTCAAAGGAACCGAACAATTCGGCACGCGGACCGAAACCAAGAATTTGAACTCCTTCAGCTCAGTCCGCCGCTGTCTGGAATACGAAACCGAGCGTCAGGCTGAAGCACTCGACGACGGCCAAGAAATCATTCAGGAAACGAGGACCTGGGACGAAGGTAGAGGGATGACGCTGTCTCTCCGATCCAAGGAAGAGGCCCACGACTACCGCTATTTTCCGGAGCCGGATCTGATGCCGCTCGTGATCGACCGAGACTGGGTCGAGAGAATCAGAGCTTCCTTGCCGGAGCTGCCTGCCGCCAAAAAAGCAAGACTGCAGTCCCACGGCCTGTCGGAATACGACGCAGGGGTCATTACCGCATCCAGAGCGATGGCAGCATTCTTTGACCAGGCACTCGCCAGGATCAATGACGCGAAACTTCTTGCCAACTGGGTCATGGGAGATTTAAGCGGCCTGCTGAAAACCAACGGACGCTCCTTCGAAGATTCGCCCGTCTCTCCGGAACAGCTGGCAGGGATGCTGACGCTGATCAAGAAAGGTGATATCAGCGGCAAGATCGGCAAGAATGTGCTCGAAGAAATCTATAACACAGGTAAAGATCCGGAAACGATCATAAAAGAGAAAGGACTTGTCCAGATCAGCGATGAAAGTGAACTTGGAATAATTGTGGACGGCATTCTTGCTGCTAACGAAAAATCCGTCACTGATTACCAAGCCGGCAAAGAGAGCGCACTTGGATTTTTAGTCGGTCAGGTTATGAAAGCGACCAGAGGGCAGGCTAATCCCGGTCTGGTCAACAAACTGCTGAAAGAAAAACTGGCACAGTAA
- a CDS encoding recombinase family protein, whose amino-acid sequence MKNVRIIPAKPKENKKLKVAAYCRVSTSGSEQLRSLEIQISAYTKMIKSHPNWIFVGVYYDIESGLRRSGRKSLDKLLKKAAKGKIDYIITKSISRVSRDTLEILKITRFLRERGINMHFENEKLDSIEADKEFEITLRGMLAQDESRNISENIKWGIQRKFEKGEILTKYKNFMGYTCVDGEIVIVPEQAEVVRKIFDLYLQGLTLGQIKDYLEAQGIKTVTGKEIWDTKTIQRMLTNEKYKGDTMFQKTFTEDFMTGKKSKNIGQRNKYYVKDSHAAIVSAEIYDKVQEEMAKRARLVTSEDGTVEISGSKYNGKYFLGNLLVCGDCGASYRRRTERGKVVWRCATRIEKGKDACPHSPTMDEGWIQDVLAEAVCENGGYDEGIIRNKVARIQIYNLYTMISYKNGEQTKICF is encoded by the coding sequence ATGAAAAATGTAAGGATTATACCTGCTAAACCCAAAGAGAATAAAAAGCTCAAGGTTGCCGCTTACTGCAGGGTCAGTACCTCCGGGTCGGAGCAACTGCGCAGTCTCGAGATTCAAATAAGTGCATACACGAAGATGATAAAAAGCCATCCCAACTGGATTTTTGTCGGTGTTTATTATGATATTGAAAGCGGGCTTCGCCGAAGCGGCAGAAAAAGTCTGGACAAGCTGCTCAAAAAAGCGGCTAAAGGCAAAATTGATTACATCATCACAAAGTCAATCAGCAGGGTATCAAGAGATACGCTGGAGATATTGAAGATTACAAGATTTTTAAGAGAGCGAGGGATCAATATGCATTTTGAAAATGAGAAGCTGGATTCAATTGAAGCGGATAAAGAATTCGAAATTACGCTTAGGGGTATGCTGGCACAGGACGAAAGCCGAAATATCAGCGAGAACATCAAATGGGGAATTCAGCGCAAGTTTGAAAAGGGCGAGATATTGACGAAGTATAAGAATTTCATGGGCTACACTTGCGTTGACGGTGAGATAGTCATTGTGCCGGAACAGGCAGAGGTGGTAAGAAAGATATTTGACTTATATTTACAAGGCCTGACGTTAGGACAAATTAAGGATTATCTGGAGGCCCAAGGAATTAAGACTGTAACGGGCAAGGAAATTTGGGATACAAAAACGATCCAGAGGATGTTAACCAACGAGAAATATAAGGGCGATACAATGTTTCAAAAGACCTTTACTGAGGATTTTATGACCGGAAAGAAAAGCAAAAATATCGGACAGCGGAACAAGTATTATGTAAAGGATAGCCATGCCGCCATAGTTTCTGCCGAAATTTATGACAAGGTTCAGGAAGAAATGGCGAAACGTGCGCGGCTTGTTACCAGCGAGGATGGCACAGTAGAAATCAGCGGAAGTAAATATAATGGCAAATACTTTCTGGGAAATTTGCTCGTGTGCGGAGATTGCGGAGCATCTTATCGTCGGAGAACTGAGCGGGGCAAGGTAGTCTGGCGCTGTGCGACAAGGATTGAAAAAGGCAAAGATGCTTGCCCTCATTCCCCCACCATGGATGAAGGATGGATACAGGATGTTCTGGCAGAAGCTGTTTGTGAGAATGGGGGTTATGATGAAGGTATAATCAGGAATAAAGTTGCTAGAATTCAGATTTATAATTTGTATACTATGATTAGCTATAAAAATGGGGAGCAGACTAAAATCTGTTTTTGA
- the rlmD gene encoding 23S rRNA (uracil(1939)-C(5))-methyltransferase RlmD has product MVNKNDRHEGTYDHTVAREERIGAKNLDIEIVRLASDGSGVGYTDGITTFVPRMLPGEKGKIQLTEQKKSYRRAQIVEIEQMSEERVEPPCTVYPVCGGCNLQHVEYQTTLAWKQRWVEDALRRIGGFTDIRVEPVLGMDDPWRYRNKAVLHRDLKGRFGYYREKSKDVTVFDDCLLLRQETNHRIKKMQQVIGECCEGIKTATFRESNRGKGLLVFDGNTENTKELDQLISKLKEQAEFSPQSCSITIPRGNNVFEGSGAQYLNEHLNDLRFKVSPRSFLQVNPAQTAVLYGLVLDWAGLTGEDEVWDLYCGIGTMTLMLAQRAKRVLGIEENPYAIADAQENAEDNNIINVRFVEGKVEEKLAALSETPDLIVCDPPRAGMEPEVLEGLLDIGPERIIYVSCNPATLARDLKVLCRNTYRIKRVQPVDMFPWTQHTEAVILLQRVER; this is encoded by the coding sequence ATGGTTAATAAAAATGATCGACATGAAGGTACTTATGATCATACCGTCGCCAGAGAAGAGCGCATCGGCGCGAAAAACCTGGATATAGAAATCGTCCGTTTGGCTTCCGATGGATCCGGTGTCGGCTATACCGACGGAATCACCACCTTCGTCCCGAGGATGCTTCCGGGAGAAAAAGGCAAAATACAGCTGACGGAACAGAAGAAATCTTACCGGAGAGCACAGATTGTTGAAATTGAACAAATGTCTGAAGAAAGAGTAGAGCCGCCCTGTACAGTTTATCCGGTCTGCGGCGGCTGTAATCTTCAGCATGTTGAGTATCAGACTACGCTCGCTTGGAAGCAAAGGTGGGTTGAAGATGCCCTGCGGAGAATCGGCGGATTCACCGATATTCGGGTCGAACCAGTTCTAGGCATGGACGATCCCTGGCGCTACCGTAACAAAGCAGTTTTGCACCGTGACCTGAAAGGCCGGTTTGGCTATTATCGTGAAAAGTCTAAGGATGTAACAGTTTTTGACGATTGTCTGCTGCTGAGGCAGGAAACCAATCACAGAATAAAAAAAATGCAGCAGGTGATCGGAGAATGCTGCGAGGGAATCAAGACGGCTACGTTCCGGGAAAGCAACCGCGGCAAGGGATTGCTGGTCTTTGACGGCAATACGGAAAACACGAAAGAACTGGATCAATTGATCAGTAAATTGAAAGAACAAGCTGAGTTTTCTCCTCAAAGCTGTTCGATTACGATTCCCCGGGGGAATAACGTGTTTGAGGGGAGCGGGGCCCAGTATCTAAATGAACATTTAAACGATCTGCGCTTCAAAGTCTCCCCACGTTCTTTCCTTCAGGTCAATCCGGCACAAACGGCGGTGCTGTATGGACTGGTACTGGATTGGGCCGGACTCACGGGAGAAGATGAGGTTTGGGACCTCTACTGCGGTATCGGTACGATGACCCTGATGCTGGCCCAGAGAGCCAAAAGGGTATTGGGCATCGAGGAAAATCCGTATGCGATCGCCGACGCACAAGAAAATGCCGAGGACAATAACATCATCAATGTCCGTTTTGTGGAAGGAAAAGTCGAGGAGAAACTGGCCGCACTTTCCGAAACCCCGGACCTCATAGTATGCGACCCGCCCCGGGCCGGAATGGAGCCGGAAGTTCTTGAAGGCCTGCTTGATATCGGGCCGGAAAGAATCATCTATGTGTCCTGCAATCCTGCCACCCTGGCCAGGGATTTAAAGGTGCTTTGCCGGAATACTTATCGAATCAAGCGTGTACAACCAGTGGATATGTTCCCGTGGACACAACATACGGAAGCCGTAATCCTGTTGCAACGTGTGGAACGCTGA
- the gatA gene encoding Asp-tRNA(Asn)/Glu-tRNA(Gln) amidotransferase subunit GatA, whose product MPIFKSLEELHHMLVNKEISCVELTRSYLDYIDSADSRVKAFLTVTADSALMKAAKVDKKIAGGESLGSLEGLPMAMKDNMCTEGIPTTCGSRILENFNPPYDATVTERLKASGAVLLGKLNMDEFAMGSSTENSGYHPTANPWDLESVPGGSSGGSAACVAAREVPFALGSDTGGSIRQPAAFCGVVGLKPTYGAVSRYGLVAFASSLDQIGPLTTNVRDNALVLNAIAGHDPKDSTSVPFVKPDYTRFLENDVKGLKIGIPDEYFASGLNSDVAEVIQKAIRTFESLGAEIERCSLPHTEFAMPAYYIIAPAECSSNLARYDGVRYGYRAEADDMIEMFKKTREKGFGQEVKRRIMLGTYALSSGYYDAYYLKAQKVRTLIKQDFDRAFAKYDVLLSPTAPTTAYKIGEKSDPLAMYMGDVYTIPVNLAGLPAISVPAGFVDGMPVGMQLISKHFEEGMLYKAAYAFEQNTEYYHQVPALLKEVR is encoded by the coding sequence ATGCCAATATTCAAGTCATTAGAAGAATTACATCATATGCTCGTAAACAAAGAAATTAGCTGCGTGGAATTAACCAGATCGTATCTTGATTATATTGACAGTGCGGATTCCAGGGTTAAAGCGTTTCTGACGGTTACCGCAGATTCGGCGCTGATGAAGGCAGCAAAAGTCGATAAGAAGATTGCCGGCGGCGAAAGCCTCGGATCGCTCGAAGGGCTGCCAATGGCCATGAAAGATAATATGTGTACAGAAGGAATCCCAACGACCTGTGGTTCGCGGATTCTAGAGAATTTTAATCCGCCTTATGACGCCACGGTGACCGAACGGTTGAAAGCTTCTGGAGCCGTACTGCTCGGCAAACTAAATATGGATGAATTTGCGATGGGATCGTCTACCGAAAATTCCGGTTACCATCCGACAGCGAATCCGTGGGATCTGGAGAGCGTTCCGGGCGGTTCTTCCGGGGGGTCGGCGGCCTGCGTTGCAGCAAGGGAAGTACCGTTTGCGCTCGGTTCGGATACCGGTGGTTCCATTCGCCAGCCGGCAGCCTTCTGCGGAGTCGTTGGTCTAAAACCTACCTACGGCGCTGTGTCACGTTACGGACTTGTGGCCTTTGCTTCTTCGCTTGACCAGATCGGACCGCTTACGACGAACGTCAGGGATAATGCCCTAGTTCTTAATGCGATTGCCGGTCATGATCCGAAAGATTCGACTTCAGTACCGTTTGTTAAGCCAGATTATACCCGATTTTTAGAAAATGATGTAAAAGGCCTAAAAATTGGGATTCCCGATGAATATTTTGCTTCCGGTCTGAACTCGGATGTTGCTGAAGTTATACAAAAGGCGATCCGGACTTTTGAAAGCCTGGGGGCGGAGATCGAGCGCTGTTCACTACCGCATACGGAGTTTGCAATGCCGGCTTACTATATCATTGCTCCGGCTGAATGCAGTTCCAACCTGGCCCGCTACGACGGAGTGCGCTATGGTTACCGCGCGGAAGCCGACGATATGATTGAGATGTTTAAAAAGACCAGGGAAAAGGGCTTTGGTCAGGAAGTCAAGCGCCGGATCATGCTCGGAACGTATGCTTTGAGCTCGGGCTATTATGATGCTTATTACCTGAAGGCCCAGAAAGTGCGGACGTTAATCAAGCAGGATTTTGACCGTGCTTTTGCCAAATATGATGTGCTGCTGTCGCCGACAGCGCCGACCACCGCGTATAAGATCGGCGAAAAATCAGATCCTTTGGCGATGTATATGGGAGATGTCTATACGATCCCGGTTAATCTGGCTGGTCTGCCGGCCATCTCAGTGCCGGCGGGATTTGTCGATGGCATGCCGGTCGGGATGCAGCTGATCAGCAAGCACTTTGAAGAAGGCATGCTGTACAAAGCCGCTTATGCGTTTGAACAAAATACCGAGTATTATCATCAGGTGCCTGCGCTGCTCAAGGAGGTGCGCTAG
- a CDS encoding CPBP family intramembrane glutamic endopeptidase, whose amino-acid sequence MNALENPRWNFWQALYLILIVYVLEFVLGWLKPLENLGYLKGYISYLVIGFGEGLLFFVALFLFFKILHGSFADLGLTNFNWKCLLAGLGGGIVLFFAVGLLGNVLVEYFGQPEPQSFALVVEGVDSIWQLMPLVLLGGFIVPLKEEMIFRGLIYPPLRQGYGKAKGILFAGLFFGLMHFDLIRFVPLVIGGLVLTFLYERSKNLWTSVIAHGVWNILMVILMWWQRG is encoded by the coding sequence ATGAACGCTTTGGAAAACCCCAGATGGAACTTCTGGCAGGCTCTTTACCTGATTCTTATTGTCTATGTTCTGGAATTTGTTTTAGGCTGGCTAAAGCCTCTTGAGAACCTTGGCTATCTGAAAGGGTATATCAGTTATCTTGTCATCGGTTTTGGCGAGGGTCTACTCTTTTTTGTTGCCCTTTTTTTATTCTTCAAGATCTTGCACGGATCGTTCGCTGATTTGGGGCTGACCAATTTTAACTGGAAATGCCTTCTGGCCGGACTGGGCGGCGGTATTGTGCTGTTCTTTGCTGTCGGTCTTCTGGGAAATGTCCTCGTGGAATATTTCGGGCAGCCTGAACCTCAGAGTTTTGCGCTGGTCGTTGAGGGCGTTGATTCTATCTGGCAGCTGATGCCGCTGGTTCTGCTAGGCGGTTTTATCGTACCGCTTAAAGAGGAAATGATTTTCAGGGGACTGATCTATCCTCCGCTGCGCCAGGGGTACGGCAAAGCGAAGGGCATTCTTTTTGCAGGACTGTTTTTCGGACTGATGCATTTCGATCTAATAAGGTTCGTGCCACTGGTGATCGGGGGCCTGGTGCTGACTTTTCTATACGAAAGAAGCAAGAACCTCTGGACTTCAGTCATTGCGCACGGGGTCTGGAATATATTAATGGTCATCCTGATGTGGTGGCAGCGAGGATAG
- the gatC gene encoding Asp-tRNA(Asn)/Glu-tRNA(Gln) amidotransferase subunit GatC produces the protein MKLSREEVEHVALLARLQLSEEEVELYTEQLNSILGYAEMLQKLNTDQVSPTAHAVQLFNVLREDEVKPSMSQDKILMNAPDEEDGFFRVPRIV, from the coding sequence ATGAAACTATCCAGAGAAGAAGTGGAACACGTTGCTCTTCTGGCCAGGCTGCAGCTTTCAGAAGAGGAAGTGGAATTATATACGGAGCAGCTGAATTCGATCCTCGGATATGCTGAAATGCTCCAAAAGCTCAACACGGATCAGGTTTCTCCGACCGCGCATGCGGTGCAGCTTTTTAATGTTTTGCGGGAAGATGAAGTAAAACCTTCGATGAGCCAGGATAAAATCTTAATGAATGCACCTGACGAAGAGGACGGGTTCTTCCGGGTTCCCAGAATCGTCTAG